The following coding sequences are from one Selenomonas sputigena ATCC 35185 window:
- a CDS encoding phosphoribosyltransferase family protein, producing the protein MAQRFHTLEVAGIRRELPILNVTDELAIAGFIMLGDVELTDACARALAEKVPKETEVLLTAETKGIPLAAELARCLDMKRYVVARKSVKAYMEDAIWVEDRSITTKGVQKLCLDGADKARIAGKNVLLLDDVVSTGGSMKALTELADKAGGKIVGEACVLAEGKAAERKDLIFLEALPLFDAK; encoded by the coding sequence ATGGCACAGAGATTTCATACTTTGGAAGTAGCGGGCATCCGCAGGGAACTGCCGATCTTGAACGTGACGGATGAGCTGGCGATCGCGGGATTCATCATGCTCGGCGACGTCGAGCTTACGGATGCTTGTGCAAGGGCTTTGGCTGAGAAGGTGCCGAAGGAGACGGAAGTCCTCCTGACGGCAGAGACAAAGGGCATACCGCTCGCGGCGGAGCTCGCGCGCTGTCTCGACATGAAGCGCTACGTCGTCGCGCGCAAGTCGGTCAAGGCGTACATGGAGGACGCCATTTGGGTCGAGGATCGTTCCATTACGACGAAGGGCGTGCAGAAGCTCTGCCTCGACGGCGCGGACAAGGCGCGCATTGCAGGGAAGAATGTGCTGCTTCTTGACGACGTGGTGTCGACGGGCGGCTCGATGAAGGCGCTGACGGAGCTTGCGGACAAGGCGGGCGGCAAGATCGTCGGCGAAGCGTGCGTGCTGGCGGAGGGCAAGGCGGCAGAGAGGAAGGATTTGATCTTCTTGGAAGCGCTGCCGCTTTTCGATGCGAAATGA
- the larA gene encoding nickel-dependent lactate racemase, with product MQLKIPYSKGKMTIDVPDENFLGVLESHPEGKEQPGTQAEIVERALDNAIGSPKLEELVKGKKRMVIITSDHTRPVPSRVTMPILLRRIREANPEIDISILIATGFHRATTHEELVDRFGEDIVKNEKIIIHDSQDDAAMADLGLLPSGGKLLINRAAIDTDLLIAEGFIESHFFAGFSGGRKAILPGIASAKTVMANHCSKFIKSDKARTGILDGNPIHRDMLHAAKEAKLAFILNVVINAEKEVIAAFAGDSQEAHVTGCDYVRTLAEIPRNPSDIVVSTNGGYPLDQNIYQAVKGMTAAEANCNEGGVIIMVAACNDGHGGESFYKTLKAAKTPRELLDQIEATPQEDTLPDQWEMQILARILDCFTVIMVTDLCDPQMIRDMHMEHALTFDEALKRAFEIKGKDAKVTVIPDGVSVIVR from the coding sequence ATGCAGTTGAAAATTCCTTACAGCAAGGGCAAGATGACGATCGATGTGCCGGACGAGAACTTCCTCGGCGTGCTCGAATCCCACCCGGAGGGCAAGGAGCAGCCCGGCACGCAGGCGGAAATCGTCGAGCGTGCACTCGATAACGCGATCGGCAGTCCGAAGCTCGAAGAACTCGTCAAGGGCAAGAAGCGTATGGTCATCATCACAAGCGACCACACGCGCCCCGTGCCGAGCCGCGTGACGATGCCGATCCTCCTGCGCCGCATCCGCGAGGCGAATCCCGAGATCGACATCTCAATCCTCATCGCGACGGGCTTCCACCGTGCGACGACGCATGAAGAACTCGTCGACCGCTTCGGCGAGGATATCGTCAAGAACGAAAAGATCATCATCCACGATTCGCAGGACGACGCGGCGATGGCGGATCTCGGCCTCCTGCCGTCGGGCGGCAAGCTGCTCATCAACCGTGCAGCCATCGACACCGATCTGCTCATCGCCGAAGGTTTCATCGAGTCGCACTTCTTCGCAGGCTTCTCGGGCGGCCGCAAGGCGATCCTGCCCGGCATCGCTTCCGCCAAGACGGTCATGGCAAACCACTGCAGCAAGTTCATCAAGAGTGACAAGGCGCGCACGGGCATCCTCGACGGCAACCCCATCCACCGCGACATGCTCCACGCGGCGAAAGAAGCGAAGCTCGCCTTCATTCTGAACGTCGTCATCAATGCGGAAAAAGAAGTCATCGCCGCCTTTGCCGGCGATAGCCAGGAAGCGCACGTCACGGGCTGCGACTACGTGCGCACACTCGCCGAGATTCCTCGCAACCCGTCCGACATCGTCGTATCGACGAACGGCGGCTACCCGCTCGACCAGAACATCTATCAGGCGGTCAAGGGCATGACGGCGGCCGAGGCGAACTGCAACGAGGGCGGCGTCATCATCATGGTCGCGGCCTGCAACGACGGTCACGGCGGCGAGTCCTTCTACAAGACCTTGAAGGCCGCAAAGACGCCGCGCGAACTGCTCGACCAGATCGAAGCGACGCCGCAGGAAGACACGCTGCCCGACCAGTGGGAGATGCAGATCCTCGCGCGAATCCTCGACTGCTTCACCGTCATCATGGTCACGGACCTCTGCGATCCGCAGATGATTCGCGACATGCACATGGAGCACGCACTGACCTTCGACGAGGCATTGAAGCGCGCCTTCGAGATCAAAGGCAAGGACGCAAAAGTCACCGTCATCCCCGATGGCGTTTCCGTCATCGTGCGCTGA
- a CDS encoding serine integrase family protein encodes MGYIHEGLLCDARIITGHMPLGYRLGEDKRIHVDEAPAPIVQEIFPYFIEHRTILSTFRMMRQKYRYEKSERAIGRALCNRAYLGEYYGIKRFYPTIIDERIFAQA; translated from the coding sequence GTGGGGTACATCCATGAGGGGCTGTTGTGCGATGCCAGAATCATCACTGGGCACATGCCGCTCGGCTACCGCCTCGGCGAAGACAAGCGCATACACGTCGACGAGGCTCCTGCACCCATCGTGCAGGAGATATTTCCATATTTTATTGAGCACCGTACAATCCTGAGCACGTTCCGGATGATGCGTCAAAAATACAGATACGAAAAAAGCGAGAGAGCCATTGGTCGAGCGCTGTGCAATCGTGCCTATCTCGGCGAGTATTACGGCATCAAGAGATTTTATCCGACGATCATTGATGAAAGGATTTTTGCACAGGCGTAA
- the cas2 gene encoding CRISPR-associated endonuclease Cas2, translated as MLILVTYDVNTETSAGRTRLRKVAKCCVRHGQRVQNSVFECVLDEAQFCTLRHELTSLIDQEKDSLRFYNLGNKYAGKTQHVGAKPSYEAEGTLML; from the coding sequence ATGTTGATTCTCGTGACATACGATGTCAATACGGAAACATCTGCCGGCCGCACACGCTTGAGAAAAGTGGCGAAGTGCTGCGTGCGCCACGGACAGCGCGTGCAGAATTCCGTGTTTGAATGTGTTCTCGATGAAGCACAGTTCTGCACATTGCGGCATGAATTGACATCGTTGATTGATCAAGAAAAAGACAGCCTGCGTTTTTATAACTTGGGCAATAAATATGCAGGAAAAACGCAGCACGTCGGTGCAAAACCAAGTTATGAGGCTGAAGGAACTCTGATGCTGTAG